The following coding sequences are from one Magnetococcales bacterium window:
- a CDS encoding class I SAM-dependent methyltransferase — protein sequence MDAVASSETYSSSVAEADVYARWILAHFAPYLMAPIVEVGLGHGGFVGQLLPLGSYAGLDIDPESVSQAQAKYPDARLITADITRLEQLTPIGLGQARTVLCCNVLEHVQDDRQGVSNLLALLAPGGHLLMQVPAHPLLYNDLDRLAHHHLRYGRQRLLQPFAGQPAEVLSVEFFNPIGFFGWLANRFVSHQSLNGASVSFQTRLFVNHLLPLSRLLTPLTRHFFGQSLMLVAKKI from the coding sequence ATGGATGCCGTAGCTTCCTCGGAAACCTATTCGTCATCCGTGGCCGAGGCGGATGTCTACGCACGCTGGATTCTGGCCCACTTCGCCCCCTATCTGATGGCCCCCATCGTGGAGGTGGGGTTGGGACATGGGGGATTCGTCGGGCAATTGCTGCCGCTTGGATCCTATGCGGGACTGGATATCGATCCGGAATCGGTCTCCCAGGCCCAGGCCAAATATCCGGATGCGCGCCTGATCACGGCGGATATCACCCGTCTGGAACAGTTGACCCCCATCGGTCTGGGACAGGCGCGCACGGTTTTGTGCTGCAATGTCTTGGAACACGTCCAAGACGACCGGCAGGGGGTGAGCAATCTGCTGGCTTTGCTCGCGCCGGGGGGACATCTGCTGATGCAGGTGCCGGCCCATCCCCTTTTGTATAACGATCTGGATCGGCTGGCCCATCATCACCTGCGTTATGGACGCCAAAGACTTCTGCAACCCTTCGCAGGCCAGCCGGCGGAGGTGCTGTCGGTGGAATTTTTCAATCCCATCGGCTTTTTTGGCTGGCTGGCGAATCGCTTCGTCTCCCATCAAAGCCTCAACGGGGCGTCGGTCAGTTTTCAGACCCGCCTGTTCGTGAACCATCTCCTGCCCCTGTCGCGCCTGCTGACTCCCCTGACGCGCCATTTTTTTGGGCAATCACTCATGCTGGTGGCGAAAAAAATATGA